A stretch of Lysinibacillus agricola DNA encodes these proteins:
- a CDS encoding LytTR family DNA-binding domain-containing protein, giving the protein MNNEFNSLPKDISQQFISMLKDWVPANSSIAIAAESSYIYFHSGHQNINLEVGQQVQSGSIAEQVLRTRKRTDAILDNSLFETPYYGIGYPINILDVPAALVVVLPSAFTEKKLEPFQFLTGRQEEEWNPVAIEKISHIESLQKKTWFYVEGEQFKTSITLKELQIRLPSSFIRIHRSYIVNIHFIKKMARDLTSNFIVTLKDGSELPVSQSYLNNLRNALEF; this is encoded by the coding sequence ATGAATAATGAGTTTAATTCTTTGCCAAAAGATATTTCACAACAGTTTATTTCAATGTTAAAAGACTGGGTTCCAGCCAATTCATCCATTGCAATTGCTGCCGAAAGCTCCTATATCTATTTTCATTCTGGACATCAAAACATCAACTTGGAAGTAGGTCAACAAGTACAATCCGGCAGCATTGCAGAGCAAGTACTACGCACAAGGAAACGGACAGACGCCATTTTAGATAATTCCCTATTTGAAACCCCATATTATGGGATAGGCTACCCGATAAATATTTTAGATGTGCCTGCAGCACTTGTTGTAGTATTACCTTCAGCCTTTACCGAAAAGAAATTAGAGCCCTTTCAATTTTTAACTGGAAGACAAGAAGAGGAATGGAATCCTGTTGCAATTGAAAAAATCTCTCATATTGAAAGCCTGCAGAAAAAAACGTGGTTTTATGTGGAGGGAGAACAGTTTAAAACGAGCATTACACTTAAAGAACTTCAAATACGTTTACCTTCATCTTTTATTCGTATTCATCGATCCTATATTGTTAATATTCATTTCATAAAAAAAATGGCCCGTGATCTTACTTCTAATTTTATTGTCACTCTAAAGGATGGAAGTGAACTACCTGTTAGCCAATCTTATTTAAATAATCTTAGAAATGCCCTTGAATTTTAG
- the aceA gene encoding isocitrate lyase encodes MSTRQEKIQALEKQWAENPRWAGIERAYSAEEVVKLQGSVVLEQTLATKGAARLWGSLHEEPFINALGALTGNQAVQQVKAGLKAIYLSGWQVAADANLSGQMYPDQSLYPANSVPSVVKRINQALQRADQIDHAEGRVDQFDWFAPIVADAEAGFGGPLNVFELVKGMIEAGAAGVHLEDQLASEKKCGHLGGKVLLPTQNAVRNLIAARLATDVMGVDTILIARTDADAADMVTADIDPRDAEFITGERTPEGFFRTKPGIKQAIARGLAYAPYADLIWCETSKPSLEEAREFAAAIHAEFPGKLLAYNCSPSFNWKANLSEEEIAEYQRELGKLGYKFQFVTLAGFHALNHSMFELAHDYKDNGMAAYSKLQQAEFASEAKGYTATRHQREVGTGYFDDVSQVISGGNSSTTAMAGSTETEQFV; translated from the coding sequence ATGTCAACACGTCAAGAAAAAATCCAAGCATTAGAAAAACAATGGGCAGAAAACCCTCGTTGGGCAGGTATTGAACGCGCATATTCAGCTGAAGAGGTTGTTAAGTTACAGGGCTCTGTTGTACTTGAACAAACTTTAGCAACTAAGGGTGCCGCTCGACTTTGGGGATCTTTACATGAAGAACCGTTCATTAATGCATTAGGTGCATTAACTGGTAATCAAGCTGTACAACAAGTAAAAGCAGGATTAAAGGCAATCTATTTATCAGGCTGGCAAGTGGCTGCTGATGCTAACCTTTCTGGTCAAATGTACCCTGACCAATCCTTATATCCAGCAAACTCTGTACCATCAGTAGTTAAGCGTATAAACCAAGCTTTACAACGTGCAGATCAAATCGATCATGCTGAAGGACGTGTAGATCAATTTGACTGGTTCGCTCCAATCGTAGCAGATGCTGAGGCTGGCTTCGGTGGACCTCTGAACGTATTTGAACTTGTAAAAGGAATGATTGAAGCTGGAGCTGCTGGTGTTCACTTAGAAGACCAATTAGCTTCTGAGAAAAAGTGCGGTCACTTAGGTGGTAAAGTGTTACTTCCAACACAAAATGCTGTTCGTAACTTAATTGCTGCTCGTCTTGCAACAGACGTAATGGGTGTAGATACAATTTTAATCGCTCGTACAGATGCTGACGCTGCTGATATGGTAACAGCTGATATCGATCCACGTGATGCTGAGTTTATTACTGGCGAACGTACTCCAGAAGGCTTCTTCCGTACAAAACCAGGTATCAAACAAGCGATTGCTCGTGGTTTAGCTTACGCACCATATGCAGATTTGATTTGGTGTGAAACTTCTAAACCATCTCTTGAGGAAGCTCGTGAATTTGCGGCAGCTATTCATGCTGAATTCCCTGGTAAATTGCTAGCATACAATTGCTCACCTTCTTTCAACTGGAAAGCGAATCTATCAGAAGAAGAAATCGCAGAATATCAACGCGAGTTAGGTAAATTGGGATATAAATTCCAATTCGTAACATTAGCTGGTTTCCATGCATTAAACCACTCTATGTTTGAGCTTGCACACGATTATAAAGATAATGGTATGGCTGCATACTCTAAGCTACAGCAAGCTGAGTTTGCTTCAGAAGCAAAAGGCTACACAGCTACACGTCACCAACGTGAAGTAGGTACGGGTTACTTCGATGATGTATCTCAAGTTATCTCTGGTGGTAATTCTTCTACAACAGCAATGGCTGGTTCTACAGAAACAGAACAATTCGTATAA
- a CDS encoding response regulator transcription factor yields the protein MKILVVDDDVHILQLVNIYLTREGYQVLQAENGQQALKLLEGNLPDLAVVDVMMPGMDGFTLTETLSKDYDIPVLLLTAKGELEDKERGFLAGSDDYVVKPFEPKELLFRIAAILRRLDKKNQVTIQVGRLVIDRRSFEVVIGEDTLVLPLKEFELLALLASRPNQVFTRSFIMEQVWGYDYDGDEQTLNTHMKRIRERLHRYESGVEITTVRGVGYKLEVIA from the coding sequence ATGAAAATTCTCGTTGTAGATGATGATGTACATATTTTACAGCTAGTGAATATTTATCTGACACGAGAGGGCTATCAGGTGTTACAGGCGGAAAATGGACAACAGGCCCTTAAACTACTTGAGGGGAACTTGCCTGATTTGGCTGTTGTGGATGTCATGATGCCGGGAATGGATGGTTTTACATTAACGGAAACATTGAGCAAAGATTACGATATCCCTGTACTGCTATTAACGGCAAAGGGCGAGCTTGAGGACAAGGAACGAGGGTTTTTGGCAGGCTCAGATGACTATGTTGTCAAACCATTCGAGCCTAAAGAATTGCTGTTTCGCATTGCCGCCATATTGCGTAGGCTAGATAAGAAAAATCAAGTAACAATCCAGGTGGGCAGGCTAGTCATCGATCGTCGAAGCTTTGAAGTTGTCATTGGGGAAGATACACTTGTTCTGCCTTTAAAGGAATTTGAGCTACTGGCATTACTAGCATCGCGTCCGAATCAGGTGTTTACACGTAGTTTCATTATGGAGCAAGTATGGGGCTATGACTATGATGGAGATGAGCAGACTTTAAATACACATATGAAGCGGATTCGTGAGCGTCTGCATCGTTATGAATCAGGTGTTGAGATTACAACGGTGCGTGGTGTTGGCTATAAGCTTGAGGTTATTGCATGA
- a CDS encoding LysR family transcriptional regulator: protein MNIHGLKLFYQVATTGSFTKAAELLRISQPAVSSQIKKFEQEIGVQLFKQQGRGVVLTEFGEALAEKAKNLVMLEEHIESFIEDHRLAKAGTIHIVATYLPANFLIPKWATTFKGENEDVNLVITTTNTKDAFEQLIQYKADIAIYGGGILERPEEVAWEELFEDELWFVVAPDHRYANQSISLADMMREPFIMREEGSSMREHLFSLCQTYQVKPPKIALQFNGINETIRSVMAGYGANFISSLAVREYVDSGQLARVYVKDVHIKHKIAICARKNERHSLLVQKFIEIVKNSL from the coding sequence GTGAATATTCATGGATTAAAATTGTTTTATCAAGTTGCTACTACAGGTAGTTTCACGAAAGCGGCAGAATTACTTCGTATTAGTCAGCCAGCAGTTTCAAGTCAAATAAAAAAATTTGAGCAAGAGATTGGCGTTCAATTATTTAAGCAGCAAGGACGGGGCGTAGTATTAACTGAATTTGGGGAAGCTTTGGCAGAAAAAGCGAAAAACCTTGTTATGCTTGAAGAACATATTGAATCATTCATTGAAGATCATCGTCTTGCTAAAGCAGGAACAATACATATAGTTGCTACATACTTACCAGCTAACTTTCTAATCCCTAAGTGGGCCACTACCTTTAAAGGGGAAAATGAAGATGTTAATTTAGTTATTACGACAACTAATACCAAAGATGCTTTTGAGCAGTTAATACAGTATAAAGCTGATATTGCTATTTATGGTGGTGGTATATTAGAAAGACCGGAAGAAGTAGCGTGGGAGGAGCTTTTTGAGGATGAATTATGGTTTGTCGTCGCACCTGATCATCGTTATGCAAATCAGTCCATTTCACTTGCTGACATGATGAGAGAGCCTTTTATTATGCGTGAGGAAGGAAGCTCCATGAGAGAGCATCTTTTTTCTTTATGTCAAACGTATCAAGTCAAACCACCTAAAATCGCACTACAGTTTAATGGAATCAATGAAACGATCCGTTCGGTAATGGCAGGCTATGGTGCAAATTTTATTTCGTCACTAGCAGTTCGAGAGTATGTTGATAGTGGGCAATTGGCAAGAGTTTATGTAAAGGATGTTCATATTAAACATAAAATTGCAATTTGTGCAAGAAAGAATGAAAGGCATAGTTTACTTGTGCAAAAGTTTATAGAAATTGTTAAGAACTCTTTGTAA
- a CDS encoding pyridoxal-phosphate-dependent aminotransferase family protein, producing MRNKELLLVPGPTPVVGEIYDALASETRGHTDPRFVSIYKSAIEQTKKLFQTDGEVFVIAGSGTLAMEMAIVNTIGKGEKLLVISHGYFGDRFTPLAKAYDINVEVLQAEWGKEVEISAVEEKLTEGNFKAVTITHADTSTGVVSNLDALVPIIKRAGALVILDGVVATAALEENMSKEYGRPDYKLDVVLTGSQKAIGVPPGLAIIAFNQSALKAREALGSIPAYYSDIKNWILVMNDPGKYFATPPVNLIYAYDVAMNIVLEEGIIKREARHVAYGCAIRAALSTYGMVALAEEAVAAPTLSCLLYPEGVEDAKFRAKLAEKGVIVAGALAHLAGKAFRIGHMGNTTPAMLEEAVRLIGETLNELGCTVDIEQAVACLKEKLAIVTK from the coding sequence ATGCGTAATAAAGAATTATTATTAGTTCCTGGACCAACTCCAGTAGTAGGTGAGATTTATGATGCCTTAGCAAGTGAAACGAGGGGACACACGGATCCACGTTTTGTTTCAATATATAAAAGTGCTATAGAACAAACAAAAAAATTATTTCAAACAGATGGCGAAGTTTTTGTGATAGCCGGGTCTGGAACACTTGCTATGGAAATGGCCATTGTCAATACAATCGGTAAAGGAGAAAAACTACTCGTTATTAGTCACGGTTATTTTGGTGACCGATTTACACCATTAGCGAAAGCTTACGATATTAATGTAGAGGTACTACAGGCTGAATGGGGTAAAGAAGTTGAAATTTCTGCAGTTGAAGAAAAATTGACAGAGGGAAATTTTAAAGCTGTTACGATTACACATGCCGATACATCTACAGGTGTAGTATCCAATTTGGATGCATTAGTACCAATCATTAAGAGAGCTGGAGCACTTGTTATTTTAGATGGAGTTGTGGCGACTGCTGCCCTTGAAGAAAATATGAGCAAGGAATATGGCCGTCCTGACTATAAATTGGATGTTGTGTTAACAGGATCACAGAAGGCTATTGGTGTACCACCAGGTTTAGCAATTATCGCCTTCAATCAATCTGCTTTAAAGGCACGCGAGGCATTGGGTTCGATTCCGGCCTATTATAGCGATATTAAAAATTGGATTCTGGTAATGAATGATCCAGGGAAATACTTTGCAACTCCTCCGGTAAACTTAATTTATGCATATGATGTGGCGATGAACATTGTACTAGAAGAGGGCATTATAAAACGAGAGGCACGGCATGTCGCATATGGTTGTGCAATAAGAGCTGCATTGTCCACGTATGGTATGGTGGCACTGGCCGAGGAAGCGGTTGCTGCACCGACACTTAGCTGTTTACTTTATCCTGAAGGAGTAGAGGATGCGAAGTTCCGTGCAAAACTTGCAGAAAAAGGTGTGATAGTAGCTGGTGCACTAGCGCATTTAGCAGGAAAAGCCTTCCGTATCGGGCATATGGGCAATACAACCCCTGCAATGCTTGAGGAGGCTGTAAGATTGATAGGGGAAACATTAAATGAACTAGGATGCACAGTTGATATAGAACAAGCTGTTGCATGTTTAAAAGAAAAATTAGCAATAGTTACGAAATAA
- the aceB gene encoding malate synthase A encodes MEQATTGKLKIVGEQNEQTKEILTSEALEFVLALHEKFDARRKELLEARQERQKRLDAGEKLDFLLETKHIREGDWTIAPLPADLQDRRVEITGPVDRKMVINALNSGARMFMACFEDASAPTWENMIGGQINMRDAINKTIEFTQASNGKTYKLNENTAVLLVRPRGLHLLEKHVLVDGEPISGSFFDFSLYLFHNAKNALAQGTGPYFYLPKLESHLEARLWNDVFVFAQDYIGIPQGTIKATVLIETILAAFEMDEILYELRDHSAGLNCGRWDYIFSYIKRLRNQPDVILPDRGQVTMTVPFMKAYTSLCIQTCHKRNAPAMGGMAAQIPVKGDDNANAVAFAKVAEDKRREATDGHDGTWVAHPGMVATAMEQFDAIMTTPNQIHKKREDVNVTAEDLVAVPEGTITLEGLRINCSVGVQYIASWLRGNGAAPINNLMEDAATAEISRTQVWQWIRHSKGILDDGRGITLAFVLEILEEELVKIKEAVGEQAYNGGRYEEAAELFKSLIEQDEFAEFLTLPGYEKLA; translated from the coding sequence ATGGAACAAGCAACAACAGGTAAGCTTAAAATTGTTGGGGAGCAAAACGAGCAAACAAAAGAAATTTTAACATCAGAAGCCCTTGAGTTTGTTCTTGCCCTGCATGAAAAATTTGATGCTCGTCGAAAAGAGCTGTTAGAGGCTCGTCAAGAACGTCAAAAGCGTCTTGATGCAGGTGAGAAACTCGACTTCTTACTAGAAACAAAGCATATTCGCGAGGGAGATTGGACAATTGCACCACTTCCAGCAGATTTGCAAGACCGTCGTGTAGAAATTACAGGACCTGTTGACCGTAAAATGGTTATTAATGCTTTAAACTCTGGTGCAAGAATGTTTATGGCTTGCTTTGAAGATGCATCTGCCCCGACATGGGAAAACATGATTGGTGGCCAAATTAATATGCGTGATGCTATTAATAAGACAATTGAATTCACACAAGCATCCAATGGGAAAACATATAAGTTAAATGAAAACACAGCTGTGTTATTAGTTCGTCCACGTGGTCTTCATTTACTTGAAAAGCATGTACTAGTGGATGGCGAACCGATTTCTGGTAGTTTCTTTGATTTCAGTCTGTATTTATTCCACAATGCTAAAAATGCATTGGCACAAGGTACGGGTCCTTATTTCTACCTACCAAAGCTTGAAAGTCATTTAGAGGCACGCTTATGGAATGATGTCTTTGTTTTTGCACAAGATTATATTGGAATTCCACAAGGGACAATTAAGGCAACTGTTTTAATCGAAACAATTTTAGCAGCATTTGAAATGGATGAAATTTTATATGAACTACGCGATCATTCAGCGGGTCTGAATTGTGGACGTTGGGATTACATTTTCAGCTATATCAAACGTCTGCGCAATCAACCTGATGTCATTTTACCGGACCGCGGACAAGTAACAATGACTGTACCATTCATGAAGGCATATACTTCTTTATGTATTCAAACATGTCATAAACGTAATGCGCCTGCGATGGGCGGTATGGCAGCACAAATCCCTGTTAAAGGTGATGACAATGCGAATGCTGTAGCGTTTGCAAAGGTTGCAGAAGATAAACGTCGTGAAGCAACAGATGGCCATGATGGAACTTGGGTAGCGCACCCAGGTATGGTTGCAACGGCGATGGAGCAGTTTGATGCGATTATGACGACACCAAACCAAATCCATAAAAAGCGTGAGGATGTAAATGTTACAGCGGAAGATTTAGTAGCTGTTCCAGAAGGTACAATTACACTTGAGGGTCTTCGTATTAACTGTAGTGTAGGAGTTCAGTATATTGCTTCTTGGCTACGAGGCAATGGAGCCGCACCGATTAACAACTTAATGGAGGATGCTGCAACTGCAGAAATCTCTCGTACACAAGTATGGCAGTGGATTCGTCATTCAAAAGGTATCTTGGATGATGGTCGTGGCATTACATTGGCATTTGTACTAGAAATCTTGGAGGAAGAGCTTGTGAAAATCAAAGAGGCTGTTGGGGAACAAGCCTATAACGGCGGTCGCTATGAAGAGGCTGCTGAGCTGTTTAAATCTTTAATTGAGCAAGATGAATTTGCCGAATTCTTGACGCTTCCGGGATACGAAAAATTAGCTTAA
- a CDS encoding O-methyltransferase → MTNLNVWNNVDEYFMEKLIPADTELEAVLQANKAAGIPEIDVSPTQGKLLYLLAKIKGAKNILEIGTLGGYSSIWMARALPNEGKVYTLEIDPEYASVARENIKRAGCEHKVEIIVGKALDTLPILKKAGQLFDLIFIDADKPNNPHYLKWALELANSGAVIIADNVVRNGAVVDEKSEDERVQGVRQFIDLLQEESRIESTAIQTVGNKGYDGFVLAVVK, encoded by the coding sequence ATGACCAATTTAAATGTTTGGAATAATGTAGATGAGTACTTTATGGAAAAACTAATACCGGCAGACACAGAACTTGAAGCAGTATTACAAGCTAATAAAGCAGCAGGTATTCCGGAGATTGATGTATCACCTACTCAAGGCAAACTATTATATTTACTAGCTAAAATAAAAGGAGCAAAAAACATTTTAGAAATCGGAACACTTGGTGGCTATAGTAGTATTTGGATGGCCCGTGCTCTTCCGAACGAGGGTAAAGTTTACACACTTGAAATTGATCCCGAGTATGCCTCAGTAGCTAGGGAAAATATTAAAAGAGCTGGCTGTGAACATAAAGTTGAAATTATAGTTGGAAAGGCATTAGATACATTGCCTATTTTGAAAAAAGCAGGGCAATTATTCGATTTAATTTTTATTGATGCAGATAAGCCCAATAATCCACACTACTTGAAGTGGGCATTAGAATTGGCTAATTCAGGGGCAGTAATCATCGCTGATAATGTTGTGCGTAATGGTGCAGTGGTCGATGAAAAAAGTGAAGACGAACGGGTACAAGGTGTGCGACAGTTTATAGATTTATTGCAAGAAGAATCACGAATTGAATCCACTGCAATACAAACAGTTGGCAATAAAGGCTATGATGGCTTTGTGCTCGCCGTAGTTAAATAA
- a CDS encoding GntR family transcriptional regulator, whose product MFIEIEPQSDVPIYEQVTRQIIEGIARGDMKPGDTLPSVRNLAADLGVNMHTVNKSYHELQEKGIITIRAKSGAIICSTEERPLTPEQLQQIEKNLKPVVAEGMVLGATVEQIEYMMKKVFADLHIPAEGV is encoded by the coding sequence ATGTTTATTGAAATAGAGCCACAATCTGACGTACCAATTTATGAGCAGGTAACGCGTCAAATTATTGAAGGAATTGCAAGAGGGGATATGAAGCCAGGTGATACCTTGCCATCTGTACGTAATTTAGCGGCAGATTTAGGTGTAAATATGCATACTGTTAATAAAAGCTATCATGAGTTACAGGAGAAGGGGATCATTACAATCAGAGCTAAATCAGGTGCTATTATTTGTTCAACGGAGGAGCGCCCCTTAACACCAGAACAATTACAGCAAATTGAAAAAAATTTAAAGCCTGTTGTGGCAGAAGGAATGGTGCTCGGCGCAACAGTGGAGCAGATCGAGTACATGATGAAAAAGGTATTTGCTGATTTGCATATACCAGCAGAAGGGGTGTAG
- the lysS gene encoding lysine--tRNA ligase, with protein sequence MKQVSNIEELNDQLLVRRQKMTAIRENGQDPFGSRFERTHLSPEVREQFADQTKEQLEENLQEVIIAGRIMTKRGKGKAGFAHIQDLGGQIQIYVRQDHVGEEAYELFKQADLGDIVGIRGNVFRTQVGELSVKAEEFTFLSKALRPMPEKFHGLQDVEQRYRQRYLDLMTNEDSKTTFITRSKIIRAIRNYLDNAGYLEVETPMLHTIAGGAAARPFITHHNALDMELYMRIAIELHLKRLIVGGLEKVYEIGRVFRNEGISTRHNPEFTMIELYEAYADYKDIMSLTENLIAHVAQEVLGTTTVQYGEDEIDLAVGWKRVHMVDAVKEATGVDFWQPMTKEQAQALAKEHGVEVKETHEVGHIINEFFEQKIEETLVQPTFVYGHPVEISPLAKKNPEDERFTDRFELFIVRREHANAFTELNDPIDQRERFEAQLVEKAAGNDEAHEMDNDFIEALEYGMPPTGGLGIGIDRLIMLLTNSPSIRDVLLFPTMRHITK encoded by the coding sequence GTGAAACAAGTGTCAAACATAGAAGAATTAAATGATCAGCTTTTGGTGAGACGCCAAAAAATGACAGCTATTCGAGAAAATGGTCAAGATCCATTTGGTAGTCGTTTTGAACGTACGCATTTGTCACCAGAAGTACGTGAACAATTTGCAGATCAAACAAAAGAGCAGCTAGAGGAAAACCTACAAGAGGTGATTATCGCGGGTCGTATTATGACGAAACGTGGTAAAGGAAAAGCTGGCTTTGCACATATTCAAGATCTAGGTGGCCAAATTCAAATTTACGTTCGTCAGGATCACGTTGGCGAAGAAGCATATGAATTATTTAAACAAGCTGACCTAGGAGATATCGTAGGGATTCGTGGTAATGTATTCCGAACACAAGTGGGAGAGCTTTCAGTAAAAGCTGAAGAATTTACATTCTTATCAAAAGCGCTACGCCCTATGCCAGAAAAATTCCATGGCTTACAAGATGTTGAACAACGTTACCGTCAACGTTATTTAGACTTAATGACGAATGAGGATAGTAAAACAACATTCATTACACGTTCTAAAATTATCCGTGCTATTCGCAACTATTTAGATAACGCAGGATATTTAGAAGTAGAAACACCAATGCTTCATACAATAGCTGGTGGTGCAGCGGCTCGTCCATTTATCACACACCACAATGCACTTGATATGGAATTATACATGCGTATCGCTATTGAGCTGCATTTGAAACGTCTAATTGTTGGTGGATTAGAGAAAGTGTATGAAATTGGTCGTGTTTTCCGAAATGAAGGGATCTCAACACGCCACAATCCTGAATTCACAATGATAGAGCTATATGAAGCTTATGCAGACTACAAAGATATTATGTCTCTAACAGAAAACCTTATTGCCCATGTAGCTCAAGAAGTTTTAGGTACTACTACAGTTCAATACGGTGAAGATGAAATTGATCTTGCTGTAGGCTGGAAACGAGTTCATATGGTAGACGCAGTAAAAGAAGCTACAGGTGTAGACTTCTGGCAACCTATGACGAAGGAACAAGCTCAAGCACTTGCTAAAGAGCATGGAGTAGAAGTTAAAGAAACACATGAGGTAGGACATATTATTAACGAGTTCTTCGAGCAAAAGATTGAGGAAACGCTTGTTCAGCCTACATTTGTTTATGGTCATCCAGTAGAAATCTCACCTCTAGCAAAGAAAAACCCAGAGGACGAGCGTTTCACAGACCGTTTCGAACTATTCATCGTTCGACGCGAGCATGCAAATGCCTTTACAGAACTAAATGATCCTATTGACCAACGTGAGCGCTTTGAAGCTCAGTTAGTTGAAAAAGCTGCCGGTAATGATGAAGCACACGAAATGGACAATGATTTCATTGAAGCATTAGAATACGGTATGCCTCCAACAGGTGGATTGGGTATTGGTATCGACCGTTTAATCATGCTTCTTACAAATTCACCATCAATTCGTGACGTATTATTATTCCCAACAATGCGTCATATTACTAAATAG
- a CDS encoding DUF1648 domain-containing protein, producing MLLGVFTTIYIITLALQVFVPFIVRETIIFGVTVPEQNVKHPILRNMKKHYAQIVGISGVMFLIIMIVSYYVFAQSGFMQGNLLLGCLFAMLAVSMTLYWVNHQKVLKLKKQEQWGLNIKQVRAIDLTARSRDEMLPWPFYVVPFGVTAFLIIFTFLHYDQIPNNIAVHWGPSGEADSWRRKTYFTVISLPLIMLMFQCMMWGIVDSIKRSAIKLAVNRKEESLEDQLKSRKYMSWNIMLLSYAFTILFTVLQLSNIYPSMTAGNKLLPIFILFLLLVLGSVLVYAWKKRKLRVKYGDHVASEVMDVDEDRYWKGGLIYMNRQDPSVFVEKRFGVGWTMNFANPRGYIVIGLPLLILLLISFFSL from the coding sequence ATGCTACTTGGTGTTTTTACAACTATCTACATCATAACATTAGCTTTACAAGTGTTTGTTCCGTTTATAGTACGGGAAACGATTATCTTTGGCGTGACTGTACCTGAACAAAATGTAAAACATCCAATATTACGTAATATGAAAAAGCATTATGCTCAAATCGTAGGGATTTCTGGTGTAATGTTTTTAATCATTATGATTGTCAGCTACTATGTATTTGCGCAGTCAGGGTTCATGCAAGGTAATTTACTGCTTGGTTGCTTATTTGCAATGCTTGCAGTCAGTATGACACTATATTGGGTGAATCATCAAAAAGTTTTAAAACTTAAAAAGCAAGAGCAATGGGGTTTGAATATAAAACAGGTTCGTGCAATTGACTTAACGGCACGTAGTCGTGATGAAATGCTTCCGTGGCCATTTTATGTAGTCCCTTTCGGTGTTACGGCGTTTTTAATTATCTTTACATTCCTCCATTATGACCAAATACCGAACAATATTGCTGTACACTGGGGTCCTAGCGGTGAAGCGGATTCTTGGAGAAGAAAAACATATTTTACTGTGATTTCATTGCCGCTTATTATGCTAATGTTCCAATGTATGATGTGGGGGATTGTAGATTCCATTAAGCGGTCGGCTATCAAATTGGCTGTTAATCGTAAGGAAGAATCATTGGAAGATCAGCTAAAAAGTCGAAAATATATGAGCTGGAACATAATGTTATTAAGCTATGCCTTCACTATATTATTTACAGTATTACAGCTAAGCAATATCTATCCTTCGATGACTGCAGGAAATAAGCTATTACCAATATTTATTTTATTTTTATTACTCGTTCTTGGCTCAGTACTTGTTTACGCATGGAAAAAACGCAAGCTGAGGGTGAAATATGGAGATCATGTCGCTTCAGAAGTAATGGATGTTGATGAGGATCGCTATTGGAAGGGCGGATTAATTTATATGAACCGTCAAGATCCTTCTGTTTTTGTCGAGAAACGCTTTGGGGTCGGTTGGACAATGAATTTTGCAAATCCACGAGGCTATATCGTAATTGGTTTGCCACTACTAATATTGCTGTTGATTTCTTTCTTTTCGTTATAA